Part of the Leptolyngbya sp. BL0902 genome, CGCCAGGGATCGGCGGGGGCGAGGCCATTAGGCGGCGGGTTTCTCAAAAAATAGGAGGTGCTGCTGGGGCAGGGTATCGTCGGTCTTCAGCCAGCGCAACCCCACGGCGGCCATCTCGCGCTTCACCTGGGCCTCGCTCATTTTGTGGAGGCGCTTGATCATCACCAGGGGATTTTCCGCTCGATATTCTGCCAGCACCACCCGGCCACCGGGCTTCAGGGCAGCAACGATGCCCGTCATCATCTCGCGAGGGTAGGCAAATTCGTGGTAGGCATCCACCATCAGGGCCAGATCGAGGGTATTCGGGGGCAGGTTGGGGCTGTCCTCGGTGCCCAGGATGGATTCAACGTTGGTGATCTGGCTAGCGGCTAGCTTTTGGCCCAGCAGATCCAGCATTTCCGGCTGAACATCCACCGCCAGCACCCGGCCCTGGGGCACCCGCGCCGCCAGCCGCGTGGCAAAATAGCCCGACCCAGCCCCGATGTCGGCCACGATGTCCGTAGGTTGCAGAGCCAGGTGTTCCACCGCAGCTTGGGGCCGTTCCTGCAACCCGCGACTGGGGCGATCTAACCAGGCCGCCCCCTCGTGGCCCATGGTTTTGGCGATTTCTCGACCTAAATATACCCGCCCGATACCATCCTGGCTGGGGCTGATGGTTTGATAGGACGAACTCACCGCTAGGGGCAAAGATCCGCAGGCCGCTAGGGAGCCTACCACCAGCACCCCGACGATTCCCCGCACCCAAACCGAGACTAGCCCCGACCACCATCGCTGGCCTAGGGCTTTCAGCGGCAACCTCAATAGGGGCAAACCGTCTGATTTTCTCTGCACATCAACACCTCCTGGCTGGTTGAAAGGCACCACGACGCTTTCCCGACCCTGGCCCTGGGGATGCAGGGCGGGATGCTCCGTTGATTAAGCTAACCAAGAATTGGGGTTGTTGGCCATCTGGCCTAATGGTTGAGATGCAGAGAATTTTGGGCTAGGGGGAGAAAGGAATCCGCGACAGCAGGTTATTCAAAATTTCGCGACCATTGGGGTCGATCACCTGGAGGCGGATGTAGTCGGGATCGCTGGGCCGCCAGGTCACTTGGTATTGGTGGCCCCCGTTGCGCCAGGTATAGATTTGGCGATCCTGAGTACCCGATTGGGTGGCCCCAGACAGGTACATCTCACCACCATTGCGGCGGCTCATCGCTTGATAGTGCAGGGTTCCCTCGGCTTGCCACAGGTTAACGACCCAGTCGTCGTTCATATAGTCGCCCGTCATTGGCGATTGGGCCGAGACGGGAGTGGGGGTCAGTAGTTCCCCAACCACCATCGGGGCAGACATTCCTAGCAATGCACTCAGCACAAGGGCACGAAAATTCATG contains:
- a CDS encoding class I SAM-dependent methyltransferase, with protein sequence MQRKSDGLPLLRLPLKALGQRWWSGLVSVWVRGIVGVLVVGSLAACGSLPLAVSSSYQTISPSQDGIGRVYLGREIAKTMGHEGAAWLDRPSRGLQERPQAAVEHLALQPTDIVADIGAGSGYFATRLAARVPQGRVLAVDVQPEMLDLLGQKLAASQITNVESILGTEDSPNLPPNTLDLALMVDAYHEFAYPREMMTGIVAALKPGGRVVLAEYRAENPLVMIKRLHKMSEAQVKREMAAVGLRWLKTDDTLPQQHLLFFEKPAA